A part of Flavobacteriaceae bacterium GSB9 genomic DNA contains:
- a CDS encoding translocation/assembly module TamB: protein MLFIILVLVLTIPYVQTQLGKYATKRLNEDFKTNININRVSLQFNGDVELKDIYIEDYKKDTLISIQELNTSILSFTNLASGSLVFGDIDIENLLFNIKTYKGASDTNLDVFVRKFESNNPREKKGNFLLSSSDVTINNSTFLLSDENRETKERLHFNDLNINATNFLINGSEVSARINTLAFEDSRGVVVDNLMTNFSYTLTDMTFENLEIKTPRSNLKGNLKFLYKREDLQYFEDKVQLKANFEGSTISLDELNVFYNEFGNNQSARFDVTLSGTLNNLQADNLRLTTSSRTQVYGDLTFKNLLNKAPNNFYMNGNFRNLSSSYGNLRALLPNILGEAIPSSFERLGKFTIVGNSQVTSSTVLADIKIDTELGLANSNLKITKINDIDNADYKGKIVFKEFDFGTFLDDPKVGNGSLDFDVNGKGFTAEMIDTQVKGEVYQLIYNNYNYQNIKVAGNVRNKIFDGNLIVNDQNLRMNFNGLVDFSEVVKKYDFEAVVDYADLNTLNFVKQDSVSRFTSRVKMNMNSSSLDDAYGKIAFTNTVYKNEHDTYYFDKFDVSSRFDNNIRYVEFSSPDIIEGSLKGRFFLKDLKKLFENSIGYIYTNYIPHEVKTDQSIDFNFKIYNKIVEVVFPDIELGKNTFIRGRVESEEENFKLTFKSPKIKLLDYYAEGLELQVDNSNPLFNTYVEVDSLDAKYYQVSDFNLINVTVNDTLFMRSEFNGGKRSQDIYNLSFYHTINEENESVLGFKKSDITIKNNKWFINEAQDQFHKISFDKKLTKLDIDKFKINHKNEEIKLSGFLKDSTQKDIKLDFTNVDLEKITPDIDSLSLAGNVNGKLDILQKNGSYLPNSTIVIDNFKVNDFLLGSFDATVTGNETLTNYVVDATIKDDTSKSFSAKGDINVLGNQSTINVALNFDKFNLLPLNPLLEGVLTNIRGAVSGAVNVVGNLKRPDINGDLIVKSGGLGIPYLNVDYDFNNNASVTLKNQTFVFNNIRLTDTNYNSKGVLNGSISHFNFSKWRLGLDIATPRLLVLDTKATDDALYYGTGFVGGRASLTGPTEQLVISVVGETKRGTVFKIPLSDAESFGDNSFIHFITKEEKEAREKGTEVVFEEIQGLEMDFDLDVTEDAEVEIIIDKETGHSLKGRGRGGLLVEINTNGKFDMWGDFAVFEGVYNFAYGGLIQKEFIVQPGGTIAWDGDPLKAQIDMLAIYKTQANPSPLLDNPINRSIPVELNIELTGDLEQPNPEFSFEFPNVNSTIKSELQYRLESPDDKQNQALYLISTGSFSRGLNELNFSGTIAERLNGIINGIFTNGDSKINIGLNYEAGQNRPDYQTDDRFGVTLQTQISDRVLINGKVGVPVGGATETVVAGDVEIDFLLNEEGTLTAKVFNRENSIRNFGEAIGYTQGVGLSYSVDFDTFKELLKKLLAKPKKREDVIIEEQPENENANVLPDYISIKSASK, encoded by the coding sequence TTGTTGTTCATCATTTTGGTGTTGGTGCTCACTATTCCCTACGTTCAGACACAATTAGGAAAATATGCCACCAAGCGCTTAAACGAGGATTTCAAGACCAATATAAACATCAATAGGGTAAGTTTACAGTTTAATGGCGATGTAGAATTAAAGGACATTTATATTGAAGATTACAAAAAAGATACGTTAATAAGTATTCAAGAGCTAAACACTTCTATATTAAGTTTTACCAATTTGGCCAGTGGTAGTTTGGTTTTTGGCGATATTGATATTGAAAACCTGCTGTTCAACATAAAAACCTATAAAGGCGCTAGCGATACCAATCTAGATGTTTTTGTGCGAAAGTTTGAAAGTAATAATCCGCGCGAAAAAAAAGGTAATTTTCTATTATCATCGAGCGACGTTACGATTAACAACAGTACGTTTTTGTTATCTGACGAAAACAGGGAAACCAAAGAACGACTCCATTTTAACGATTTAAACATTAATGCCACTAATTTTTTAATTAACGGAAGTGAGGTTAGTGCTAGAATAAACACCTTGGCATTTGAAGATAGCAGAGGCGTGGTTGTTGATAATTTAATGACCAATTTCAGCTATACCTTAACCGACATGACTTTTGAGAACTTAGAGATTAAAACACCAAGATCTAACCTAAAAGGCAATTTAAAGTTTTTGTATAAGCGTGAAGATTTACAGTATTTTGAAGATAAGGTACAACTAAAAGCCAATTTTGAAGGTTCAACCATTTCGTTGGATGAATTGAACGTTTTTTACAATGAGTTTGGAAACAATCAATCGGCCAGATTTGATGTTACGCTCTCTGGAACTTTAAATAATTTACAGGCAGATAACTTAAGACTCACTACCAGCAGCCGAACACAAGTTTATGGCGACCTTACCTTTAAAAACTTATTGAACAAAGCGCCTAATAACTTTTACATGAATGGTAACTTTAGAAATTTATCGTCCAGTTATGGCAATTTAAGAGCGTTGTTGCCAAACATTTTGGGTGAGGCCATACCATCTTCGTTCGAACGGCTGGGTAAGTTCACCATAGTGGGTAATTCGCAAGTAACGTCATCGACAGTTTTGGCAGATATTAAAATTGATACCGAATTGGGCTTGGCGAATTCCAATCTTAAAATCACTAAAATAAACGACATCGATAATGCCGATTACAAAGGTAAAATTGTTTTTAAAGAGTTTGATTTTGGTACTTTTTTAGACGACCCCAAAGTTGGAAACGGATCGTTGGATTTTGATGTGAACGGTAAAGGGTTTACAGCTGAAATGATAGACACACAGGTAAAAGGAGAGGTGTATCAGTTAATCTATAACAACTACAATTACCAAAACATAAAAGTAGCCGGAAACGTAAGAAATAAAATTTTTGACGGAAACCTGATTGTTAACGATCAAAACTTGCGTATGAATTTTAACGGGTTGGTAGATTTCTCAGAAGTTGTTAAAAAGTATGATTTTGAAGCCGTAGTAGATTATGCAGATTTAAATACGCTTAATTTCGTAAAACAAGATAGCGTTTCTAGGTTTACAAGTCGGGTGAAAATGAATATGAACAGTAGCAGTCTAGACGATGCCTACGGAAAAATAGCCTTTACAAATACAGTTTATAAAAATGAACACGATACGTATTACTTCGATAAGTTTGATGTATCGTCGCGATTTGATAATAATATTAGGTATGTTGAATTCAGTTCGCCTGATATTATTGAAGGAAGTTTAAAGGGGCGTTTTTTCTTAAAAGATTTAAAAAAACTATTCGAAAACTCCATTGGCTATATTTACACCAATTACATTCCGCATGAAGTAAAAACCGATCAGAGCATCGATTTCAATTTTAAAATTTACAATAAAATTGTTGAGGTCGTTTTTCCAGATATCGAATTAGGTAAAAACACATTTATTCGTGGACGGGTAGAGAGTGAAGAAGAAAACTTTAAGCTAACGTTTAAATCGCCAAAAATAAAACTTCTTGACTATTACGCAGAGGGGTTAGAACTCCAAGTAGACAACAGTAATCCACTTTTTAATACATATGTTGAGGTTGATAGTTTAGATGCCAAATACTATCAAGTTTCCGATTTTAATTTAATTAACGTAACGGTTAACGATACGTTGTTTATGAGGTCGGAATTTAACGGCGGAAAACGCAGCCAAGATATTTATAACTTAAGTTTTTATCATACCATAAATGAAGAAAATGAATCCGTTTTAGGGTTTAAGAAATCTGATATTACAATAAAAAACAACAAATGGTTCATAAACGAGGCGCAAGACCAGTTCCATAAAATTTCATTCGACAAAAAATTGACAAAATTGGATATCGATAAGTTTAAAATAAATCACAAAAACGAAGAGATTAAACTTTCGGGCTTTTTAAAAGACTCTACCCAAAAAGATATCAAACTAGATTTTACTAATGTAGATCTCGAAAAAATAACACCCGATATTGATAGTTTATCTTTAGCGGGAAATGTAAACGGAAAGTTGGATATTCTGCAAAAAAACGGAAGCTATCTGCCAAATTCAACCATAGTAATCGATAATTTTAAGGTCAACGACTTTTTGTTGGGTTCTTTTGATGCAACTGTTACCGGGAATGAAACGCTTACAAACTATGTAGTCGATGCCACAATAAAGGACGATACTTCAAAATCATTTAGTGCCAAGGGCGATATAAATGTATTGGGCAACCAATCCACAATAAATGTGGCGCTCAATTTCGATAAATTCAATCTTTTACCGTTAAATCCGCTTTTAGAAGGAGTTTTAACCAATATAAGAGGAGCGGTTTCGGGTGCTGTAAATGTTGTAGGCAATTTAAAACGACCAGATATTAATGGCGATTTAATAGTAAAAAGCGGCGGTTTGGGAATCCCTTATTTAAATGTCGATTACGATTTTAATAACAATGCTTCGGTGACCTTAAAAAACCAAACGTTTGTATTCAATAATATTAGGCTAACCGATACTAATTACAATTCCAAAGGGGTGTTGAACGGTTCTATTAGCCATTTTAACTTTTCTAAATGGCGTTTGGGACTTGATATTGCAACACCACGTTTGTTGGTGCTTGATACCAAAGCCACCGATGATGCACTATATTACGGTACAGGCTTTGTTGGTGGACGGGCGAGCTTAACAGGCCCCACAGAGCAGTTAGTTATAAGTGTTGTTGGAGAAACAAAACGCGGCACAGTATTTAAAATTCCGTTGAGTGATGCCGAGTCGTTTGGCGATAATTCATTTATTCATTTTATAACAAAAGAAGAAAAAGAGGCCAGGGAAAAAGGAACAGAAGTTGTTTTTGAAGAAATACAAGGTTTAGAAATGGACTTTGACCTTGATGTTACTGAAGATGCCGAAGTAGAAATTATTATTGACAAAGAAACCGGACACTCATTGAAAGGACGAGGTAGAGGCGGGCTCTTAGTAGAAATAAATACCAATGGTAAATTTGATATGTGGGGAGATTTTGCGGTATTTGAAGGCGTTTACAATTTTGCTTACGGAGGCTTGATTCAAAAAGAATTTATTGTTCAGCCTGGTGGAACAATAGCTTGGGACGGCGACCCGCTTAAAGCACAAATAGATATGTTGGCCATTTATAAAACACAAGCCAACCCTTCACCATTATTGGATAACCCTATAAATAGAAGTATTCCTGTTGAATTGAATATTGAACTGACAGGAGATTTAGAACAGCCCAACCCCGAGTTTAGTTTTGAATTTCCAAATGTAAACTCAACCATAAAATCTGAGCTTCAATATCGTTTGGAGTCTCCAGACGATAAGCAAAATCAAGCTCTGTACTTAATTTCCACCGGGTCGTTTTCACGAGGCTTGAATGAGCTTAATTTTTCAGGTACTATTGCCGAGCGTTTAAATGGTATTATTAACGGTATATTTACCAACGGCGACAGTAAAATAAATATTGGTTTGAATTATGAAGCCGGACAGAATAGGCCCGATTATCAAACTGATGACCGTTTTGGGGTTACCCTACAAACTCAGATAAGCGATCGCGTATTAATAAACGGTAAGGTAGGGGTGCCTGTGGGCGGAGCAACCGAAACGGTGGTTGCCGGCGATGTTGAAATAGATTTTCTGTTGAATGAAGAAGGAACACTCACGGCTAAAGTGTTCAACCGAGAAAACAGTATCCGTAATTTTGGAGAAGCCATCGGCTATACCCAGGGTGTTGGTCTTTCCTATAGTGTAGATTTCGACACCTTTAAAGAACTTCTGAAAAAATTATTGGCAAAACCTAAAAAAAGGGAAGACGTCATAATAGAAGAACAGCCCGAAAACGAAAACGCCAACGTATTGCCAGATTACATATCTATCAAATCGGCCTCCAAATAA
- the pfkA gene encoding 6-phosphofructokinase encodes MPKTIKKVAVLTSGGDSPGMNAAIRSVVRSCAYHGVECFGVYRGYEGLIEGDFEYLDARSVKGIINKGGTILKSARSKEFRTIEGRQKAHQNLKNAEIDGLVVIGGDGSFTGALIFNQEFGFPVMGIPGTIDNDIFGTTHTLGFDTALNTVVDAIDKIRDTASSHNRLFFVEVMGRDVGHIALNAGIAGGAEEILIPEEDLGLDRLVESLNKSKKSGKSSSIVIVAEGDKIGKNIFELKDYVDENMEGYDVRVSVLGHMQRGGAPSCFDRVLASRMGVKAVESMLNGETNYMVGLINSKMQLTPLEQAIKGKTKINLELLRVSDIMST; translated from the coding sequence ATGCCTAAAACTATAAAAAAAGTAGCTGTATTAACTTCTGGTGGAGATTCACCTGGAATGAATGCAGCAATACGTTCTGTTGTAAGGTCATGTGCCTATCACGGCGTAGAGTGTTTTGGAGTCTATAGAGGTTATGAAGGTTTGATTGAAGGTGACTTTGAATACTTGGATGCCCGTAGTGTAAAAGGTATCATCAATAAGGGAGGGACGATATTAAAATCGGCACGATCTAAAGAATTCAGAACAATAGAAGGGCGCCAAAAAGCCCACCAAAACTTAAAAAATGCCGAAATAGACGGTTTGGTTGTTATTGGTGGTGATGGTTCATTTACTGGCGCACTTATATTCAATCAAGAATTTGGTTTTCCAGTTATGGGAATTCCAGGAACTATAGATAATGATATTTTTGGTACAACCCACACGCTTGGATTTGATACGGCTTTGAATACGGTAGTCGATGCTATCGATAAAATTAGAGATACGGCCAGTTCACACAACCGTTTGTTTTTTGTGGAAGTGATGGGGCGTGATGTGGGCCATATTGCTCTTAATGCCGGGATAGCTGGTGGTGCCGAGGAAATTTTAATTCCTGAAGAGGATTTAGGGTTAGACCGATTGGTAGAGTCTTTAAATAAAAGTAAAAAATCTGGAAAATCGTCCAGTATTGTTATAGTTGCTGAAGGTGATAAAATAGGTAAAAATATTTTTGAGCTTAAAGACTATGTTGATGAAAATATGGAAGGTTACGATGTACGTGTTTCTGTTCTAGGGCACATGCAACGTGGAGGTGCACCCTCTTGCTTCGACCGCGTTTTGGCCAGTAGAATGGGGGTTAAGGCCGTTGAATCTATGCTAAATGGCGAAACAAACTATATGGTGGGGCTTATAAACAGTAAAATGCAGCTTACACCATTAGAGCAAGCTATTAAAGGAAAAACAAAAATAAATTTAGAATTATTGCGTGTCTCAGATATCATGAGCACTTAA